A DNA window from Schistocerca americana isolate TAMUIC-IGC-003095 chromosome 4, iqSchAmer2.1, whole genome shotgun sequence contains the following coding sequences:
- the LOC124613744 gene encoding piggyBac transposable element-derived protein 4-like, which yields MAKRSRLSDSETEKLHLESGDNFSDSSESFQDTDVEASESDFDSETSDDEALLQQTVPSEFVHDSSVPEQTNLYAEQFIAYHPNLAAHSRVHSWQNTTRDEVKILTGMLVLQGILHKPDHKFYFSKRESVDTPFFRKVMSEKGFHLLLKFLHFADSTSYDPLGTISRKQFEIHPIRERLRRKFRSVYKQERNITVDESLLLWKGQLRWKQLWRCKEPPWKQYIPSKRSRFGIKLREFCESSSGYVGDFIVYTGKDTNYGSHYPDEKITSRIVLELAHDLLGKGHCIYLDNWYTSTDLVDKLTSNNTDVVGTLRQDRKGFLDFVKKEKLKKGEYITGYKGKQMVMTWKDKRDVVMVSTFHDDTFVNVNSKKGIVQKPQVVDDYNKNMEGGDRCDSQLQSYQMAISRLKKHYQKLFRHLLDIVCYNAYILYKMHGGEQSRMSFLISLGEQLTISSPHQETSVGRPPRTPKATRLTARHFPDLLPPTTKKRPTRRCVVCTRKCLRKETSYWCAECEVSLCAAPCFKLFHTENDM from the exons ATGGCGAAAAGAAGTCGTTTATCAGATTCGGAGACCGAGAAGCTGCATTTAGAAAGTGGCGATAATTTCAGTGACAGTTCTGAAAGTTTTCAAGATACAGATGTTGAGGCTAGTGAAAGTGACTTCGATTCAGAAACATCTGACGACGAGGCACTACTACAGCAGACTGTACCTAGTGAATTTGTGCATGATAGTTCAGTTC CTGAACAGACGAACTTATATGCAGAACAGTTCATAGCTTATCATCCCAATTTAGCAGCACACTCCAGGGTTCACAGTTGGCAGAATACTACACGTGACGAGGTAAAAATACTTACTGGAATGCTtgtacttcaaggaattcttcaCAAACCAGACCACAAATTCTACTTTTCAAAGAGGGAATCAGTTGACACACCTTTCTTCAGGAAAGTGATGAGTGAAAAGGGGTTTCATCTTCTATTGAAATTCCTCCACTTTGCTGACAGTACCTCATATGATCcactaggcactatcagcagaaaacAATTCGAAATTCACCCCATTAGGGAGCGTCTGCGGCGTAAATTCAGATCAGTGTACAAGCAAGAAAGGAACATCACCGTTGACGAATCGTTGTTGCTCTGGAAAGGACAGCTTCGATGGAAGCAGTTATGGAGGTGTAAGGAGCCTccatggaagcaatatattccatcaaagcgTAGCAGATTTGGTATCAAATTGCGCGAATTCTGTGAAAGCAGTTCCGGGTATGTAGGGGACTTTATTGTTTACACTGGAAAGGACACTAATTATGGTAGCCACTATCCAGACGAAAAAATAACCTCCCGGATTGTTTTGGAGCTTGCACACGATTTACTCGGGAAAGGCCACTGTATTTATCTTGACAACTGGTACACCAGTACAGATTTGGTGGACAAACTAACCAGCAATAACACCGATGTTGTCGGCACACTGCGGCAAGACAGGAAGGGCTTCCTTGACTtcgtaaaaaaggaaaaactgaagaaaggggaGTACATAACAGGGTACAAAGGCAAGCAGATGGTAATGACATGGAAAGACAAAAGAGACGTTGTTATGGTCAGCACCTTCCATGACGATACATTTGTAAATGTAAACTCGAAGAAGGGAATCGTTCAAAAGCCACAAGTTGTCGATGACTACAACAAGAATATGGAGGGCGGGGATAGGTGCGATTCTCAGTTACAAAGCTACCAGATGGCCATAAGCAGGCTGAAAAAACACTATCAGAAGCTTTTCCGCCACTTGTTGGACATTGTATGCTACAATGCATACATTCTGTACAAGATGCATGGTGGCGAACAAAGTAGAATGAGCTTCCTGATTAGTCTTGGTGAACAGTTGACCATATCTTCACCACATCAAGAGACGTCAGTAGGACGCCCACCTCGAACACCAAAGGCAACACGCCTTACAGCCAGGCATTTTCCAGACCTTCTGCCACCCACAACGAAGAAAAGACCAACAAGGAGGTGTGTGGTGTGTACGAGAAAATGCCTTCGCAAAGAGACTTCATACTGGTGCGCAGAATGCGAAGTTTCCTTGTGTGCCGCACCTTGTTTTAAATTGTTTCACACTGAAAATGATATGTAA